In the Malania oleifera isolate guangnan ecotype guangnan chromosome 1, ASM2987363v1, whole genome shotgun sequence genome, one interval contains:
- the LOC131168520 gene encoding probable WRKY transcription factor 2, producing the protein MAGIDDQVAIIGDWVPPTPSPRTLFSAVLGGDDGAKKSILKPPGENGVEGLLLGAREHIVPRNPDKNDVTLTGVSGDQLTKLSALSEQKLNSGGGLMERMVARAGFNAPKLNTETIRSADLSLNPDAPSPYLTIPPGLSPTTLLESPVFLSNSLAQPSPTTGKFPFVPNGNSNSSTLILEATDGRKDNLLEDINASSFAFKPGVESGSSFFLGAATKITLATNQSVDHVKVHTQSKNRLDALADLSRSSTEKDMGTNSIAMDTGVFDAAGGSADSPPLCEQQDEEGDQRGGGDSMVGGGGGGGALSEDGYNWRKYGQKQVKGSEYPRSYYKCTHPNCQVKKKVERSHEGHITEIIYKGAHNHPKPPLNRRSAIGSSNPVNDMQLDIHEQTRALTGADCDPAWAYTQKGSASGTPDWGHDNFEVTSSASMGPDHCNPTMSLQAQNGTRVESVDAVDASSTFSNDEDEDDRGTLGSVSLGYDEGDESESKRRKLEAYATEMSGATRAIREPRVVVQTTSEVDILDDGYRWRKYGQKVVKGNPNPRSYYKCTSAGCTVRKHVERASHDLKSVITTYEGKHNHDVPAARNSSHVNPGASGVAPAQAVTAAVHRPEPSQVHSGMTRFERPPSLGSFSLPGRQPLGPSPAFSFGMSQPGLVNLAMAGLSSSHGKLPVLPVHPYLAQQRQVNELGFMLPKGEPKVEPTSDPGLNLPNGATVYHQIMGGLQIEPQM; encoded by the exons ATGGCTGGCATCGATGACCAAGTTGCCATTATTGGAGATTGGGTGCCTCCGACTCCAAGCCCAAGAACCTTATTCTCTGCAGTGTTgggtggtgatgatggtgcaaaAAAATCAATCTTGAAACCTCCTGGTGAAAATGGAGTTGAGGGGCTACTTTTGGGTGCCAGAGAGCACATTGTGCCCAGAAATCCTGATAAAAATGATGTGACACTAACTGGCGTCTCTGGTGACCAGTTGACTAAATTAAGTGCATTATCTGAGCAGAAGTTAAACTCTGGGGGAGGTCTTATGGAAAGGATGGTTGCCAGAGCTGGGTTTAATGCTCCAAAGCTCAATACAGAAACCATCAGATCTGCTGACCTGTCATTAAACCCTGATGCCCCCTCTCCTTACTTGACAATCCCTCCAGGTCTCAGTCCGACAACGCTTCTAGAGTCTCCAGTTTTCCTTTCAAATTCGTTG GCCCAGCCATCTCCTACAACAGGAAAATTTCCATTTGTGCCAAATGGTAACAGTAATAGCTCGACATTGATATTAGAAGCCACTGATGGACGTAAAGATAATCTGCTTGAGGATATCAATGCCTCGTCTTTTGCATTCAAGCCTGGTGTAGAATCAGGGTCCTCTTTTTTCCTTGGTGCAGCTACCAAA ATTACTCTGGCTACGAATCAAAGTGTAGATCATGTCAAAGTCCACACTCAGAGCAAGAACAGACTTGATGCTCTAGCAGACCTATCCAGATCATCAACTGAAAAAGATATGGGGACCAATAGCATTGCAATGGATACAGGGGTATTTGATGCCGCTGGTGGCAGTGCTGATTCTCCCCCACTTTGTGAGCAACAAGATGAGGAAGGAGAtcaaagaggtggtggagattcCATggttggtggtggtggtggtggtggtgccCTTTCTGAGGATGGGTATAATTGGAGGAAGTACGGACAAAAGCAAGTTAAAGGCAGTGAATATCCACGGAGTTATTACAAGTGCACGCATCCAAATTGTCAAGTTAAGAAAAAGGTGGAACGATCTCATGAGGGCCATATAACAGAGATCATCTATAAGGGGGCCCACAATCATCCCAAGCCTCCACTCAATCGTCGGTCAGCTATTGGATCATCTAATCCAGTTAATGACATGCAACTTGACATCCATGAACAAACCAGGGCACTGACCGGTGCTGATTGCGATCCAGCTTGGGCATACACACAGAAGGGAAGTGCTTCTGGAACTCCTGATTGGGGGCATGACAACTTTGAGGTGACATCATCAGCATCCATGGGCCCTGATCACTGCAACCCAACTATGTCTTTGCAGGCTCAGAATGGGACTCGCGTTGAATCAGTTGATGCAGTTGATGCCTCTTCTACCTTTtctaatgatgaagatgaagatgaccGTGGGACACTTGGCAGTGTATCATTGGGATATGATGAAGGAGATGAATCTGAGTCAAAGAGAAG AAAACTTGAAGCTTATGCAACAGAGATGAGTGGGGCCACCAGAGCTATACGAGAACCCCGGGTTGTGGTCCAAACAACTAGTGAGGTGGATATCCTTGACGATGGATACCGCTGGCGCAAGTATGGGCAGAAAGTTGTGAAAGGAAACCCAAATCCAAG GAGTTACTACAAGTGCACCAGTGCAGGCTGCACCGTCAGAAAGCATGTGGAGAGAGCGTCACATGACCTCAAGTCAGTGATCACCACATATGAGGGGAAGCACAATCATGATGTTCCAGCTGCTCGTAATAGCAGTCATGTCAATCCTGGTGCCTCTGGCGTTGCACCCGCCCAAGCAGTGACTGCTGCAGTTCACAGGCCTGAGCCTTCTCAAGTCCACAGCGGTATGACAAGGTTCGAAAGGCCTCCTTCCCTAGGTTCCTTCAGCTTACCTGGAAGGCAACCGCTGGGTCCTTCGCCTGCCTTCTCCTTTGGGATGAGTCAGCCAGGCCTGGTCAATCTTGCAATGGCTGGGTTGAGCTCCAGCCATGGCAAGTTACCAGTTCTGCCTGTTCATCCATATTTGGCACAGCAACGCCAGGTGAATGAATTGGGTTTCATGCTACCAAAAGGAGAACCAAAGGTGGAGCCTACATCTGATCCTGGTTTGAACCTCCCAAATGGGGCCACAGTTTATCATCAGATCATGGGTGGCCTTCAAATCGAACCTCAAATGTAA